A segment of the Gossypium hirsutum isolate 1008001.06 chromosome D10, Gossypium_hirsutum_v2.1, whole genome shotgun sequence genome:
TAGGCAGTTAAAGCATTTGAATTAGATCGACGGAACACAATGCCATGACGGAGATATCAGCATCGGTGGTTCCCATGGTAGAAGAAGAAGGatcgagaaaaaaaaagagagcggCGTTGAATCCTAAAAGATGGCTAAATCTGATACCATGAAAGAGAAGCAATTTTGGTTTGAACGACAAGAGTTAATTTTCATTGCTTTGCATTACAAATAAATACAAGTGTTTAACTAGGTGTTCGAGATAGAATACAACAGTGGTTTGAATCTTTCAAACtgttcaaaaaataaacaaatccaATCCTAACtgatttgaattaaaaacaaaaaacaagcCATGTCAGCTAGGTGAGGAAGTTGACGTGGATTGAGTCAGTTGCTTAAcactttgaaaatattttttcttttagagGTATTAGGAACTTAGACTACATTCTATCTGGTATTGAAAGTTGCATTATAGCAAATATGGACTAGTGGTTGGCTTTTGACTACACGATGGAAGAAGTTGTTATTGTGTTAAAAAGTATGTGGCCAACGAAGGATTTTGGAAGTGATGGCTTTCTACattgttttttcaaaaattttggcaTATTGTAGGGCATAAGGTGAAGGAATTCTGTCTTGACATTTTGAATAAAGAAGGATCTATTGATGAAATTAATTTGACAAATTTAGTTCTTATTCTAAATGTGGCACATCCGACTAACCTTAAAAGCTTTCGTCCTATTAGTCTGTGCATAGTTATCTATAAACTTATTTCCAAAACAATTGCGAGTCGGCTCCAAAAAGTTTTACATATGTTTTGATGAAGCCCAAAGTGCTTTTGTTCTAGGAAGACTCATTACTGATAATATTCTTTTTTTGTATGAACTAATGCACGCTCTCAAACAATAAAGAATGAGTCTTCAATGAGGGATAACACTTAAACCCAATATGAGTAAAGCGTATGATAAAGTTGAATGGGTTTTTTTGGAAAAAGCTATGTAAAATATGGGTTTTGCGCTATCTCTTGTGGACTTAGTTTTAAGATGCATTAGTTCGGTAATTTACTCGATATGCATAAATGGTGAGATAGGGGAACGCTTCAAACCTACAATAGGCTTACGACAAGGAGATCCCCTAAGCCCCTACTTGTTTTTAATTTGTAGTGAAGGATTATCGTCATTAATGAGATTAGCCGTACGAGAAGGTACTACTAAAGGCATAAGAGCTTGTCGCAGAGGACCAATCATTACTTATCTTTTATTTGCAGACGACTATATCCTTTTTGGAGACGCTATAGTTAGGGGAGCTCAGAATTTAAAAACCATTTTACATCAAAACTCAAGCatgttcatcaatggtaaaaccctaatagtttaacagtttcacaaattagtccccgggctagctagattaagttacaacaatCCCGAAagcatagaaataattaaaaacaagacaaaaatcatacctaattGGACAAAATAAGCATGGCTGAACCCTAGCACCCAAAAATAGTTTCTTCTTTGTGAAAATCGGTTGGAAAATATGATAATGGaagttgttttatttattttatcattaattactattttacttAATTATCCTTTATAAACTTTAATTATTACACAAAATGTCAAGCCATGATATTCCACTATCActattatggtctaattaccatataaagacctccactttaaaattcTATGGCTATTTAATAcgtttagctattagaactcaacttttgcactttatgcgatttagtccttttatcaaattgagcatgtaaacggtaaaatttcttaacaaaatttttatacggtatttcTATCATGCTCTAggaaataaaatagtaataaaataaattttttaaattcaaatttgtagtcccaaaatcactgttttgatttcactaaaaaacgggttgttacatcagGTGTGGCGACAATTCTGGGAGCAATCTGGGAATACTCATGTAGCGACATCAATACCCAAACATGACGAAACTAAGTATAAATAGTttaagatccactgagttataaaatgcaatttactgaactgaaaatgctcaaatatgtgctaaagataactaaacgggaacaaattaaccaataagtagcgagaaaacatatgttctttctagtactaccAGTTTGTAAGAATTTTTGTTGTGGTGGACAAGTTTTTGAAGTATGCAACCTTTATTCCATCGACCAAGGAGTGTCCTACTAAGGAGGCAGCTCATTTGTTCCTTAGACATgtggtgaaatattggggagtgTCACAGTCTATCATTAATGATTGAGGGGTGATTCACGAGCTGGTTCtggacggagttgttcaagtTAATGGGATCAGACTTGATCTTTTCCACTAGTAtacatccacaaaccgatggtcaaacaTAGTAAGCGAATGCGTTGTCGGGAACGTATCTTCGATACTATGTGAGTGCCGCACAAATTTGTTCCTTAGACATgtggtgaaatattggggagtgTCACAGTCTATCATTAATGATCGATGGGTGATTCACGAGCTGGTTCTGGACGAAGTTGTTTAAGTTAATAGGCTCAGACTTGATCTTTTCCACTAGTAtacatccacaaaccgatggtcaaacaTAGCAAGTGAATGCGTTGTCGGGGACGTATCTTCGGTactatgtgagtgccacacaaaAGGACTGGCCAAAGTTGTTGGATGTAGCCCAATTTTCTTACAACTTGAAACGAAGTGGGGCTACGAATCGGAGTCCGTTCGAGATAATAACGGGGCAACAACCACTTACACTGAATGCTATTGTGACTCACTATGCGGGATCAAATCCAACGGCTTATCAATTTGCGAGGGATTGACAAGAGCAGAATGATTTAGCTAAGGCTTGTCtacacaaggcaagtaagcgcAACAAGAAGTGTGTAGATTAGAATCAAATGGATGTATAATTTTAGGTTGGTAACTCATTCCTTGctaaactacacttgattttACGACATAATGGCTTGCACAAGGGGCTTGTGTGATAGAATGAGAGACCCTTTTAAGTTGTGAAGAAAGCAGGCAAAGTGGACTACAAGCTGGAGTTGCCTGCAAAGCTCAAAGTCTACACAGTGTTCCATGTAAGTATGCCTAAGTCATTTCATGAGGATCAAGAGGATCTAAATCTAGACAAGTCCAAACGAGCAACAATAGGGGAAAAGGTCTCTTATGATCATGAAGTTGAAAGCATCGAGGCAGACCGTATAATCAGACGAAAGTACTATTGGCCACGACATGAATACTTAGTTCGATAGAAGGGATTTCTCGATAGTGAGACATGTTGGGAACCCACCGAGGCCTTGTGGTAGTTCTAAGACAAGATAGACTAGTTCCATGCAAAGGACgcgacgagggcgtcgctagaacaggtgggggagaatgtcatgggttgcgcatgggagcctgCAACCATGACACACTTGTATGATCCATCAAGTTCAAGGGAGATCATTTGTCCCAATCGGCCTGGCCTATTACTTTGagagattgaaggcccatctacaaaGCTTGGCACATATGGAATGTAATCTTTGAAGaaatgcaatcttagatatgaaatgtaaatcttagaagatatgattctataatcttagagatttgatttgtagatagCTTTTAATCTTAGCCATTGATGTACTTTAATTTGTACCATTGAAATTAGGGAGGCTTAACCATAAATAGATGCCTCTCcccctcattgtaaatcacttcaTTCTTGagtaataagaattcttgagagcattcactcaaaacTTTATCTCTTGTGTTCTTAGCTTTTCTGTGACTTTGTTGTTGTTTTATTCTTCGTTCATCTTTGAGTTGGTTTCGCTTTGTGTTGGTGCCTTAGAGGAATTATATTAAACCCTCAATTGCTtggagttaggctgacttaagcGTTTTTGGAGCGACGAAATTGCCTAAGACCGCATGGATCGCGAGGCGGAAAATCTAAGTCTGTGACACTTAGACATGTTTAATCTATACATGACAAATCATAATTGCACATTCAATCACAGTCCAGAATGACAATTACATgttataaattaaaacaaataatttattttataattattattttattaaattattttaaaaatataatttaaagttGAGTAATTTTGAGATGCTTGTTTGGATATTCTTTATCTAGTCATTTTTAGTTGGGATTATTTCGAgtttgagtattttttatttgaatcatTATTGAGTTCTAAGTTTGAATAAGTTCAAATTGTtagttaaaatttcaaattaaaagtaaatatgtATATCTAAATCAAACCAAAATGATTccaattataaaacaaatagttTTTTTAGCCATTTTGGAAGTTAAGAGGTTCTCGAGCTATTATTTAAGCATTTTGTTGAGTTGATATCACCTTTAATTGGATcattaattcaattataaaattacaaaaatatctcttctaataaattataattaatattagtataaataacattttttgttttttcatacTTTCGTATCATCTTTAagtgaaaagaattaaaaattacaaatctaAAGATCAAACATGTGTTCAATAGtgttaaaatacaaatttattacCACTCCACCtgtatttatcatttaattaattttaaaataaaatatgtttttacataaaatatgtgGGTGtgacaaaatttaatatatttaatgcatatattaaatattatttaaattaaacatttcaaaagaTTCATGTATCCATTATTCATGGTCCAATGCATATTTACATTGAAGGTTTTATGTTATTTGTGATTAttacatatttttcttaaaaaagaatTTGTATGAAATATATAATCATACACTATGGGGATGGTAAGAATAGATATATTTTACATTCTAAAAGGGTTATAATTGGAGATATCATTGTTTCTGGTACACAAGTTCCTATAAAAATGGGAAATGTCCTACCTTTGAGTGCGGTTTGAACTATTGATTTACGTAATTTGAAGGAACCAACTAGGTTTACAATGAAACCTAAAAATCGATCACTAATCCAATTTGAGTACCTCTACAGGATAGACCTCAACAAAAAACTGAAAAGTAACGACAGCAAGTGGTTGAGTTTAGTAGTTCCTCATATAAAATTATTGACTCTAGAGATATAGTAATATAGAGAAGACAAAATTGTTTCAAGCACCGATAGAACCAGAAGCGCCTCTTGTTTCAAAGAGAGGAGGACGAGttattcatatttcatttaatggTCAAAAGTGAATTCAAAGCTAAGCAGTGCTAATTTTAAAGATTCTCTGGGGGGAAAATAGAGATGTCTCCTACGTTACCCATAATATGTGGAAGTATCGATGTAATTTCATAGAGTCATTCAGTCTGAATGCTACATGAAGAACATAAGCTAGATGACGGAATGGGAAGACCTAGGATGTAGAAGATCATAACAAAGTGGTTTGACAGATTTGGATTTCTATATATCCACTCATTTGGTACTTcattatacaatatatataagAATTATATGATAAGAATTATACGAATCCATCTATATAGATATTATCATTTACATCCAGAAAGCTATATGCTTTGGAAGAAGCTTGTACAGTTTGGGAAGGGGTTATGATTGATCGATCAAAAAGAAGAATCTACTTCAACTGATATGCCCTTAGGCACGACCATACATAACATAAAAACTACACTTGGAAGAGGTGGACAATTAACTGGAGCAGTAGGTGTTGTTGCGAAACTGATTGCAAAGGAGGGGAAATCGGCCacattaaaattatcttttggggcCGTTTGATATCCAAAAACTGCTCAGCAATAGTCGGATAGGTGGGGAATGTTGGAGTGAACCAGAAAAGTTTGGATAGAGCTGGATCTAAATGTTGGCTAGATAAGCGTCTTGTAGTAGGAGTAGTTATGAACCCTGCAAACCATCCCTATGGGGTGAAGGGAGGGCTCCCATTGGTAGAAAAAGAGTTGTAACCTCTTGGAGTTATCCTACACTTGGAAGAAGAAGTagaaaaaggaataaatatagtgataatttaatttttcgtcGACAGAGTAAATAGGAGAGATTATTTCTTTCTTCatctttacaaaaacaaaaaaatatatttttaaaataaaaaaattacatggaCACGGAAATTGAACCCGCGCATAATGGATTCACAATCCACTGCCTTGATCCACTTAGCTACATCTACCCCTACAATTACTATActctagtaatttttttatttgtttaaatatttcaaatacaTTTGCAACTATTTCTATCAGTcatcattcttcttcttctttttattatcttattttgaggtccaatatatagaaaatttcaatttctacccttaaataaaaactttacaAAAGTTTGGAAAGACATGAAGGAAAACAGCTATATCCAGACAGAAAAGTTATAGATCATCTCTGAGTTGGAAGGCACCCAGTGTATTAGAATAAATTCCCAAAAAACATGCTTTTtgcttcttcttcatcttttttttttaaaatttatttatctatagattaacatatttatttaatgtcttcAATCAAATCTTGCCTCCAATTCAACAGTTATGTCtccataattataataaatcaaCATGTCGTTTTCTTCTCCTtccttcctttttatttattattattatttgagtaaattatagtttttaagaGATAAATTATATTGTTGTCAATCAATTATtataaatgattatttttttaattaatataatgatgaatttattcttaatatttacatattatataattttaatcataATTGTAAAATGTTTAACACTCAACCTTACATGTGATGGTTAATTTAATTCTGGTtctaaataattgtaataaattaaaaaacacataaaatttattaagttatagAAAACCTTTAACTTTAGCAACTTTGGCTCATGACCGAAGCCTTCATCCTTTCCATTCATCaactaaaaatagaaattaagtaAAAGTTGGGTCAGTTCGCATTGTTGCAATTGTAACCATTAAAAAGACACAAACATTCTATTGAAAAAATATTGTTGGCtagaaataaacttttcttttccttttcttagtGTGAGGTTTTAAAACCTGATGAACCAACATGTCATCGAAGGTtcctcttttttcttctcttcttctatctttttgaatttttatttataaaatttcttaaaaacatttctctttatttttgtttgttttggttTTCATATCatgaatatttttcaaattttaaaaattaattaaatgttaacgTGTCATCTACATGACAATCCATGTgcattaataaacatttaattttttatctattttgaagtgatttggtaaaaattcaaatttaatgacTAAAAGAGACGAAAGTTAAATGgaaagctaaaataattttttctttttttaataaagttAGATGGTGTGATGATCAGCAAGGGCAATAAACGggtgaaaaaatattttgatgAACTAACTTACCACAAAGTCAAGATAATGGAGGAAATGAAATGAATATTAATGTGTAGAGTGTTATGATTTTGGATTCAGATGGAATCTATGTTGCTATCTGAAAAATGCTTACATCTCCTAATTTCTTCCATGGATCAAATCTCATTGGGCCCAATTTGATATATTTACATATTGTTTTAGGTTGAGTAAAATGATCATCAACCATCATGAAGCCCATGAAAAAGCTTCCAAGCTCCCCAATGGCCGTGGCCGATACTACGACGCCATTTTAAGACCAACCAAAATCTATGTCTGTTTCTGAACCAAAGAGATAGAAATCAGCTAAAAAAGCAGACCACTAGAAACTTTGTCTTTTTTCTCTTTTGCCTATCCTTTCGCAGGCCACATGTTGGTTGTTTTGTCATAAAGAAAAATACCCAACACACTCTGACATTCTCAATTCTCACCCCATGTCTGAAATCCAAATCCAACCATTTATATGATTTATCTAATCCCCATACCTTTCAGTTTTTTTCTTCATATATAATATAGAAAAAGCGAAACAAAAAAGGAAACTAATAGAAAAGAGATTGGAGTGTGagtttgtgtttgtgtttgtgtgtgtgtgtgtgtgtgtgtgagagagagagagttatAAAAATGTTGGCCAAAGAGTCGGGTGGTTCCACCTTCGATCTTCCCGAGGAATTATTGCAAGTATTACCCTCCGATCCTTTTGATCAACTCGATGTGGCCCGTAAGATCACCTCCATTGCTCTCTCCACCCGCGTGTCTTTACTCGAAGCCGAGTCTTCTTCTCTTCGAGACAAGCTCACCGAGAAAGACCAACAAATCGCCGACTTGTGTGCCCAGATCGATGCTCTCGAGACTTCTTTGTCTGAAACCTCGAATAAGCTCGTTATGGCCGACCAAGAAAAGGTACGTTCCATCTGGTTTGCTGTCTTTAAtttgtttcttcctttttttagaattttaatgattcaattgtctttcctttttttgttctttGGTAGGAGAGCTTGTTGAAAGATAATGCTTCGCTTTCTAATACTGTAAGGAAGCTTCAGAGAGATGTTTCCAAGGTAAATTGTTAATTGGACCGGGGGGGGGGTTCACTAAATTGTTAATAGGACTGTTAAAATGTtgaagagaattttatttttcatgcaaAATAAAGGGTTcccattaaatttttataaccAACGTGCATTCTTAGAACCCTGATATGGGAAGGCATGAGCATTGCTTGATGATTTGGAATGTTTTTCATCTTGTGTATTATATGtatgttgaattttgaaaatttgagtgTGCCCTTCAATTGATGTATCTGATCTATCAAGGGCTTGTGTGGTTTGAGCTAATTGGTGTTTTGGGGAAGTGGGAAGTAGTGTTAAGGGTTTTACTAGGCAATTTAGTCTGAGGGTCGACTGTTATGCGATTGTGCAGTTGGAGGTCTTTAGAAGGAAGCTTATGCAGTCACTTCAAGAGGACGATGAAAGTTCTGTAAGTAATTCCACTTCCAGGGATTCCCTTTTAGAATGATGCTTTGAAGATTTTTGACTTGCTAAATCTTGTTTTCCATACAGGCCACAGGGGGTCCTCCAATCATTGCGAAGCCAACACTGTCAggtatgtttttctttttcctgttCACTCATTTGAGCGCATTTGAACTTCATTTCTGTAGTGCATCTGTGATCTAGATTGAACATTCCATGCACTATTAGAAGTTGTCATCCTTACAATTCTTTGTCAGATGCTTACGCTGCTTGTCATTGCTTatgatgataacccttggtatcttCCAATTTTCCAGAAGATGATTCTGCCTTGATTTCAAGAACTGCTTCAATGCGCAGCCAGTACTCTGATTCGGGTGCAGAGGATCGTGACTCAGATGGTACACTTCAGTCTTTGTTGGTTTTGCCATAGCTGTAGAATTTATACCTAAATATGTCTCTTTCCACACACTGCACACTGAAGATCTTTCTGTTTCCATGATCGCTACTGAGAGCactgaaatattttattttccccttttcttcATATTGTCATCTATTTTCCTCACTGGGTACCATTATAGTGTCAGCCTCAAGACCTGGCTTACCTCATGGCCTCCTGCTAGCATCACAAACAAGCACACCGCGGCTAACTCCTCCGGGTTCTCCACCAAGTGTGTCAGCTTCTGTATCCCCCACAAGGACATCTAAGCCAGTGTCTCCTAGGAGACATGCAGTTTCGTTTTCTACCTCAAGAGGCATGTTTGATGATAGGTCATCAATATCAAGCTCCGATTCTGGATCACAGTCTGGTTAGCTTCAAAACTGTTATTCTAAAATAAGAGCTGGATATGTAGTTCAGCAGTACCACATTAAATGCAACTGTGtagtattttaaatatcatttcatGACTTCTTTCTGGATATGTTTCAGGTCGCACTCGGGTTGATGGGAAAGAATTCTTCCGTCAAGTCAGGTAAATACTTTTGTATTGTGAAAACTTACAGTTGCGGAAACAGTAAGCTGTTGTGGTTGATGAACCCAATCACATAAGTTTTGCCTAATTTCATATCTCAcacctgttttttttttcatcaggAGCCGCTTGTCGTATGAGCAGTTTGGTGCATTCCTGGCAAATGTTAAAGAACTAAACTCCCACAAACAAACGAGAGAAGTAAGCGACGTCTTGACTAACTCCTCTTCTTTGTTTTATCTGTTTCACAATGCCGCATTTTCATCTTGTTTATTTCTGACTTATGCAGGAGACTTTGAGGAAAGCAGAGGAGATTTTTGGCCCGGATAACAGAGATCTTTATGCAATATTTGAGGGTTTGATTAATCGCAATGTCCATTAAATCAGCTGAGTAGTCATCGGCTTCTCCACCTTGTGAtttatttggtaaattttttgGTGTAAAGTTGTCCAATAAAGCCTGTATTGTGACAccttcagaaaaaaaaaaaaagaacacttaATTAATGCTATTGTTTCTCTTGGCTATAAGTCTGTTCATCTGCTGTTCCATTGGTGAAAAAAAAATCTACCTCAAAGATTACAACTCCAAACTTGTATGAATTAACCGAGTTAAACTCTGGGTTCGTAGTTAACCTCTCTAACCACTACGAAGATATTTAGTCTTTCTTTGTATCTCCCTCTAAGGATCATACTTTCATGTGAATTTTGTAGTAAAAATCAATTGAACcagttttttctattttataaaatttttaatgatttatttaatcaaattggaTGATCTGGTTGAATCTTGAACCGatatttttaattagtttgatGGCAAAGAAGTAAAGCATTTCTTGTGGGAAAATCCAAAGTTTATGCAAATACCAGCTCATCTGGTCTGAAGCTCCAAATAAAGTAACAAATCCCTGTGCTGTTCAACTTGTCAAAAGTTTTTTTGTTGGTTAAAATCAGTAAAAAAGAGATTGACATAAAGGTCTTATACAGAAagtggaagaaaaagaagaaaaaaacatggTGGTTTCTTCCACGTGTCAAAGGCCCAAACTTGCTCAATGAAGAGAACCCCCAGCCTGCTTTCTTACAAGCCTTAAACATTCCTTGAGATTTGCTAAACATAGGATTAAAAATATattctcatttatttttaatagatttcTTCTAAAAAAAGGGGGATGGATTAAGGATGATGAAATGGGAGGGAACCTACTTTTAGGCACAAGGAGATTATCTGTCAGAAATACTAAATGGATATTAGAAAAAGCTCAGAGAATAATGGCAACCCTCTACTCCATTTCTCATATTTCTCATTATTCTCTCTATATCTTTGTCATTTGTTGCCTATTCTTTTGGCTTCTAAGGTCTCCCTGGTTCTGATCCATCTCAAAAACCATGGGGGACAGAATAGAAGCATCTGTTCCTACATGGTACTTTGAATTGCATCCTTTCGGCCTTTTAGTTTCTTTCTCATTTTGGTTTGTTTTCAATATGTTTGTGTTTTTGCAGCATTGCCTTTCTACTTATAAATTTTTGGAAGGATTACCACAACCTGGAAGATATAAGCTTTTGGCTTTTGATGTGTCTGTACTTTTatgatttcaaatctcttttaCATGTGATGCttgtatgtataaatatatatatatttatcgttTAGATAAGAGTATATGTATGCTTTTTTTTCCCCATGCTTTGTTCTTTTATCTCTTCTATTCTGCATTAGATTGTTTTAAGATTTCCCCTGCCTTCAGTTTTGTAACAGGTGCCTATTCAATGGCTCTTTTAATCTCTCTGATCCTTTTTCTTCGGACAGGATCTATGCTCATGTCTGTTTATAGCTATTGCCATGCCTGCTCTTCACTTGTTTCATGCTGCCtttgttttttcttattttatgtttGTTCATATCATTTGTTTGTCCTTTTCCCCCCTCTTGTAGTGCTGAAAGTTCCGATAAAACTGGCACCGAAAAGAAGAAATGGGAGCCTCTTCGTTTTATAAGGagaaaacctcgaacttctttctccGACTCAGTTACATCTATTGGTATACCAATCATCCATTTCCATGTTGTTCAGAGTTGATATGGTTAAGAGACTTGATAATTGTTCTAATGTTAGATCATATGCGATGTTAGACTTGACATCTTTAGGCGCCGAATTGAAGAGAATCGATGCATTGTCTCCAAAAGGTGATCTTCAAGATTGCTCAAGGAATGCAGAACCTCTAGAACTAACAAATGAAGCATCAGAAGAATCTAACTCCGCAACGGACTCTGAAGGCCAACTGAGTTTGACTGGTCTTGTTCATCTGCGCGGCTTCTTTCGTTTACTGAAAAAAGGACCCGGAATCCCTTCTCAAGTATTGCCTCCTCTAATACCTAAGCTCCCGTTAAAGAGGGGCAAAAAAGGCGGAGAAGACACGGTTCCACTAGATTCCGCTCTGGATGCAGAATTACGCTGTTTAAAATCTTCCTGGAAGAACTTTTCACTCTCAGAGCTTCAGGAAGCAACCAATAACTTC
Coding sequences within it:
- the LOC107916110 gene encoding uncharacterized protein At4g15545 isoform X1; the encoded protein is MLAKESGGSTFDLPEELLQVLPSDPFDQLDVARKITSIALSTRVSLLEAESSSLRDKLTEKDQQIADLCAQIDALETSLSETSNKLVMADQEKESLLKDNASLSNTVRKLQRDVSKLEVFRRKLMQSLQEDDESSATGGPPIIAKPTLSEDDSALISRTASMRSQYSDSGAEDRDSDVSASRPGLPHGLLLASQTSTPRLTPPGSPPSVSASVSPTRTSKPVSPRRHAVSFSTSRGMFDDRSSISSSDSGSQSGRTRVDGKEFFRQVRSRLSYEQFGAFLANVKELNSHKQTREETLRKAEEIFGPDNRDLYAIFEGLINRNVH
- the LOC107916110 gene encoding uncharacterized protein At4g15545 isoform X2, which produces MLAKESGGSTFDLPEELLQVLPSDPFDQLDVARKITSIALSTRVSLLEAESSSLRDKLTEKDQQIADLCAQIDALETSLSETSNKLVMADQEKESLLKDNASLSNTVRKLQRDVSKLEVFRRKLMQSLQEDDESSATGGPPIIAKPTLSEDDSALISRTASMRSQYSDSGAEDRDSDVSASRPGLPHGLLLASQTSTPRLTPPGSPPSVSASVSPTRTSKPVSPRRHAVSFSTSRGMFDDRSSISSSDSGSQSGRTRVDGKEFFRQVSRLSYEQFGAFLANVKELNSHKQTREETLRKAEEIFGPDNRDLYAIFEGLINRNVH
- the LOC107916110 gene encoding uncharacterized protein At4g15545 isoform X3; translation: MLAKESGGSTFDLPEELLQVLPSDPFDQLDVARKITSIALSTRVSLLEAESSSLRDKLTEKDQQIADLCAQIDALETSLSETSNKLVMADQEKESLLKDNASLSNTVRKLQRDVSKLEVFRRKLMQSLQEDDESSATGGPPIIAKPTLSEDDSALISRTASMRSQYSDSGAEDRDSDASRPGLPHGLLLASQTSTPRLTPPGSPPSVSASVSPTRTSKPVSPRRHAVSFSTSRGMFDDRSSISSSDSGSQSGRTRVDGKEFFRQVRSRLSYEQFGAFLANVKELNSHKQTREETLRKAEEIFGPDNRDLYAIFEGLINRNVH